A region from the Melioribacteraceae bacterium 4301-Me genome encodes:
- the mtaB gene encoding tRNA (N(6)-L-threonylcarbamoyladenosine(37)-C(2))-methylthiotransferase MtaB, which translates to MEKQKVAFYTLGCKLNYSETSTISKQFLEKGFEVVDYNNAAQVYVINTCTVTENAEKDCRQIVRRALRNNPNAYIIVTGCYAQLRPQEIASIEGVDAVLGSNEKFEIFDKLNSFNKHLPSCVYVTPTEKLNSFHSAFTVEEDSRTRAFFKIQDGCDYKCSFCTIPLARGKSRSLNPDEVKLQFKKILESGFKEIILTGVNVGDYGKSFQKNLASLLKELISIQGEFRIRISSIEPNLLSDEIIEMASSEEKICKHFHIPLQSGSPKILRLMQRRYTVEDYQTLILKVIKNIKDLAVGVDVIVGFPGETEDDFLQTYNFIKELPVTYLHVFTYSERPNTKAINLDGVVDINERKKRNNMLRILSEKKRNEFYNNSIDKELIALFEHEENNGLIKGFTSNYIRVQSKFNANLINKFVKVRIKEVKGNICTTEIVNSAQTN; encoded by the coding sequence ATGGAAAAACAAAAAGTAGCATTTTACACACTTGGTTGTAAGCTTAATTATTCCGAAACCTCAACTATTAGTAAACAGTTTTTAGAAAAAGGCTTTGAAGTAGTTGATTACAACAATGCTGCTCAGGTCTATGTGATTAATACTTGTACAGTGACTGAAAACGCTGAAAAGGACTGTAGACAAATAGTAAGACGAGCTTTAAGAAATAACCCTAATGCATATATAATTGTAACGGGTTGCTACGCTCAGCTTCGACCACAAGAAATTGCCTCTATTGAAGGTGTAGATGCAGTCTTGGGAAGTAATGAGAAATTTGAAATTTTCGATAAGCTAAACTCTTTTAATAAACACTTACCATCTTGTGTGTATGTTACTCCAACTGAAAAGCTAAATTCGTTTCATTCCGCATTTACTGTAGAAGAGGATAGCAGAACAAGAGCATTTTTCAAAATTCAGGATGGCTGCGATTACAAATGTTCTTTTTGTACAATTCCACTTGCCAGAGGAAAAAGTAGAAGTCTTAATCCTGATGAGGTAAAATTACAATTCAAAAAAATTTTAGAATCCGGTTTTAAGGAAATTATTTTAACTGGAGTTAATGTTGGCGATTACGGTAAATCGTTTCAAAAAAATTTGGCTTCTTTACTTAAAGAATTAATTAGTATTCAAGGAGAGTTTAGAATTAGAATTAGTTCAATAGAGCCGAATTTGCTGTCGGACGAAATTATTGAAATGGCTTCGTCCGAAGAAAAAATTTGTAAGCATTTTCATATACCATTGCAAAGCGGAAGCCCTAAAATTTTACGTCTAATGCAACGAAGATATACTGTTGAAGATTATCAAACACTAATTTTAAAAGTAATTAAAAATATAAAAGACCTTGCTGTAGGTGTAGATGTAATTGTAGGATTTCCCGGGGAAACTGAAGACGATTTCTTGCAAACTTACAATTTCATAAAAGAATTACCTGTCACATATTTACATGTGTTTACCTACTCCGAAAGGCCAAACACTAAGGCAATTAACTTAGATGGCGTTGTTGACATAAATGAAAGAAAAAAAAGAAATAATATGCTTAGGATTTTGAGTGAAAAGAAAAGAAATGAATTTTACAATAATTCTATTGACAAAGAACTTATTGCGCTTTTCGAGCATGAAGAAAATAATGGTTTGATTAAAGGCTTTACTTCAAATTATATTAGAGTGCAAAGTAAATTTAATGCTAACTTAATTAACAAATTTGTTAAGGTAAGAATTAAGGAGGTTAAGGGAAACATTTGTACAACAGAAATAGTTAATTCAGCACAAACAAATTAG
- a CDS encoding SDR family NAD(P)-dependent oxidoreductase, which yields MIDLTNKVTLITGGSRGIGAACVEFFTKANSNVAFTYLHSKNKADELIKKFTKNNTVKAYKVDMQSEQEINDCVEQTVKDFGKIDILVHNAGIWNDGTLEKMTLKHWDELIRINLTSNFLFVKAVVPIMKKNNFGRIINVSSTAGQRGEAFHSHYAASKGGIISFTKSLAVELAPYNITVNSVAPGWVDTEMNNEVFADESFKEEIRKSIPVGRIATAEDIAGPILFLASDLARHINGEILNVNGGSVLCG from the coding sequence ATGATAGATTTAACAAATAAAGTTACACTTATAACCGGCGGCTCAAGGGGAATAGGTGCCGCTTGCGTTGAATTTTTTACTAAAGCTAACTCTAATGTCGCTTTTACATATCTTCATTCTAAAAATAAAGCTGACGAGCTGATAAAAAAATTTACTAAGAATAACACAGTAAAAGCGTATAAAGTTGATATGCAATCCGAACAAGAAATTAATGATTGTGTTGAGCAAACAGTTAAGGATTTTGGAAAAATTGATATTCTCGTTCATAATGCCGGTATTTGGAATGATGGAACTTTAGAAAAAATGACCTTGAAGCACTGGGATGAACTGATAAGAATAAACTTGACTTCTAATTTTCTCTTTGTCAAAGCTGTTGTCCCTATTATGAAAAAAAATAATTTCGGTAGAATAATTAATGTATCCTCTACCGCAGGGCAGCGAGGTGAGGCTTTTCATTCACATTACGCTGCTTCAAAAGGTGGGATAATTTCTTTTACAAAGTCACTCGCCGTTGAACTAGCACCATACAATATTACTGTTAATTCTGTAGCTCCTGGCTGGGTAGATACTGAAATGAATAACGAAGTTTTTGCAGATGAGAGTTTTAAAGAAGAGATTCGTAAGAGTATTCCTGTAGGTAGAATTGCTACAGCCGAAGACATTGCCGGTCCAATTTTATTTTTAGCTTCTGACTTAGCTCGGCATATTAACGGTGAGATTTTAAATGTAAACGGAGGCAGTGTGCTTTGCGGGTAA
- the truA gene encoding tRNA pseudouridine(38-40) synthase TruA produces MFNYKLTIQYDGTNYAGWQIQKNAISVQQKISEAIEIITKEKINLIGAGRTDAGVHALGQVANFKVDVELDLYKFQYSLNSILPSDISITSSEKVNENFHARFDAKSRAYIYLISKIKSPFYDKYSYRLPYIAKMNITYLNKISKVLIGEHDFTSFSRKNTETENKVCDVKNIWWKETKNFILFYIQADRFLHGMVRTIIGTLLKTIEKKRDENYILEILNKKDRETAGEAVPTKGLFLYKVRY; encoded by the coding sequence TTGTTTAACTATAAACTTACAATTCAATACGATGGAACAAATTATGCGGGTTGGCAGATTCAAAAAAATGCTATTTCTGTGCAACAGAAAATTTCGGAAGCAATTGAAATTATCACTAAAGAAAAAATTAATTTAATTGGTGCGGGAAGAACTGATGCTGGGGTTCATGCCTTAGGTCAAGTGGCAAATTTTAAAGTCGATGTAGAGTTAGATTTATATAAATTTCAATATTCACTTAACTCTATTTTGCCTAGCGACATATCTATTACTTCTTCTGAAAAAGTAAATGAAAATTTTCATGCAAGATTCGATGCAAAAAGCAGAGCATATATTTATTTAATCAGTAAAATAAAATCTCCTTTTTATGATAAATATTCTTACAGATTACCATACATCGCTAAAATGAATATAACATATCTTAATAAGATAAGTAAAGTATTAATTGGTGAACATGACTTTACATCTTTCTCAAGAAAAAATACTGAGACGGAAAATAAAGTTTGTGATGTTAAAAATATATGGTGGAAAGAAACAAAGAACTTTATACTTTTTTACATTCAGGCTGATAGATTTCTGCATGGAATGGTAAGAACAATAATTGGTACTTTACTTAAAACTATAGAAAAGAAAAGAGATGAAAATTATATATTAGAAATACTAAATAAAAAAGATAGAGAAACTGCTGGCGAGGCAGTTCCAACTAAAGGATTATTCTTATACAAAGTGAGGTATTAA
- a CDS encoding enoyl-CoA hydratase-related protein, translated as MNFKNLLVEKKDTIAIVTVNRPDKLNALNGETLEELRDLFESLQDDNSVNVIIITGAGEKAFVAGADISELNKLDETTAKDFVEKGQSVFDLIENLGKPVIAAVNGFALGGGCELALACHIRIASERAKFGQPEVNLGIIPGYGGTQRLSRLINTGRAIEIILSGDMISAEEALKYGLINRISRHEELLGDAVELAKKICSKGQIAVRSALKAIVATNYLHLNDGLKLESDLFAECCATEDFKEGTSAFLEKRKPNFKNK; from the coding sequence ATGAATTTTAAAAACTTACTAGTTGAAAAGAAAGATACTATAGCTATTGTAACTGTTAACAGACCAGACAAGTTAAATGCACTTAATGGTGAAACTTTAGAAGAACTAAGGGATTTGTTTGAATCCTTGCAAGATGATAATTCGGTAAATGTAATTATTATAACTGGCGCTGGAGAAAAAGCATTTGTTGCCGGTGCAGATATTTCTGAATTAAATAAACTTGATGAAACTACTGCGAAGGATTTTGTGGAAAAAGGGCAATCGGTTTTCGATTTAATTGAAAACTTAGGTAAACCTGTAATTGCTGCTGTTAATGGTTTTGCTTTGGGCGGAGGATGTGAACTCGCTCTTGCTTGTCATATTCGAATTGCGTCTGAAAGAGCAAAATTTGGCCAGCCTGAAGTTAATCTTGGAATTATACCAGGTTACGGCGGAACCCAAAGACTATCAAGGCTAATAAATACAGGCAGAGCAATAGAAATAATTCTTTCGGGTGATATGATTAGTGCAGAAGAAGCATTAAAATATGGTTTGATAAACCGCATCTCACGTCACGAAGAGTTGTTGGGTGATGCTGTTGAATTGGCAAAAAAAATATGTTCTAAAGGACAAATTGCTGTGCGTTCGGCTCTAAAAGCTATTGTAGCTACAAACTATTTGCACTTAAATGATGGTTTAAAACTTGAATCTGACCTTTTTGCTGAATGTTGCGCTACTGAGGATTTTAAGGAAGGAACCTCAGCTTTTCTTGAAAAGCGAAAACCAAATTTTAAGAATAAGTAG
- a CDS encoding DUF2231 domain-containing protein gives MEFLSYLHPRIVHFPIAIFVVYFLFEAFAAFLKKDFLNKSAYILLALGVIFSVAAVLTGNQAQELLKEKFPSTYKTISSLIQKHNNYATLTLWYFLSLMIFRTYLVLKKKFLGWTKYLVVFLALLGVLFIILTALYGGDLVYYYGAGTSRFGTI, from the coding sequence ATGGAATTTCTTTCGTATTTGCACCCAAGAATTGTTCACTTCCCAATTGCCATATTTGTAGTTTATTTTTTATTTGAGGCCTTTGCTGCTTTTCTGAAAAAAGATTTTTTGAATAAATCGGCTTATATATTGTTAGCACTTGGTGTAATCTTTTCTGTTGCAGCAGTACTAACAGGAAATCAAGCACAAGAACTGTTAAAAGAAAAATTTCCAAGTACTTATAAAACAATCAGTTCTTTAATTCAAAAACATAATAATTATGCAACTCTTACTCTTTGGTATTTTCTAAGCTTAATGATATTTAGAACGTATTTAGTTCTTAAAAAAAAATTTTTAGGCTGGACAAAATACTTAGTTGTTTTTCTTGCTTTGTTGGGAGTTTTGTTTATTATTTTGACCGCACTTTATGGCGGGGATTTAGTTTACTACTATGGAGCTGGGACAAGTAGATTTGGGACAATATAA